A genomic window from Malassezia vespertilionis chromosome 6, complete sequence includes:
- the VPS45 gene encoding vacuolar protein sorting-associated protein 45 (COG:U; EggNog:ENOG503NXAG) — MDVCKAVSAYVARMVKEVQGMKILLLDDHTTPIMSAAYTQSALLEHEVFLTDKIQNGVRERMQHLQCVVFVSPCHVSFHALVEELRQPLYGSYWLYFSNAVPKHAIEQLAEADQHQVVQSVQEYFADYVPVTPSLFSLNYPAPPMPIWGTSASQWDAEAFQRHSSGLMAVLLSLKKKPVVRYERMSALALKLAKDMVYKMNEAHAPLFDFRRTDIPPLLLILDRRNDPVTPLLSQWTYQAMVHELIGIHNGRTQVPGKQGELEETVLSVDRDPFFAANLYDNFGDLGASIKEYVTKFQTRSSSTSSIDTIQDMKRFVEEYPEFQRLRGNVSKHVALLGELSKIVELRHLLKVSELEQSLASTESHTTDLRALQEMLASEQIVNEAKLRLAILYALRYQKWSGNQIDAVARQLMQVGLEESQVVLLYVMLNFAGAEQRQDDLFANENIFSRGKSALKGLKGVENVYTQHSPHILETVENLMRGRLRTSSYPFAATEPSGPDAAMPSTLAPNGPLTKPQDVILFIIGGTTYEEARAIALLNGAQPGAPSQQPFPGTHFLLGGSTIHNSHSFLHMIETTAARMPNSITRPPPSAGGNGMHLRLGPVQLGMEDREALHDGINGAREFASDLFGRFKRGVENNL; from the exons ATGGATGTGTGCAAAGCAGTGAGCGcgtacgttgcgcgcatggtAAAAGAGGTGCAAGGAATGAAGATTTTGCTCTTGGACGACCATACT ACGCCCATCATGTCGGCGGCGTACACGCAGTCGGCGCTGTTGGAGCACGAGGTGTTTCTCACGGACAAAATCCAGAACGGCGTCCGGGAGCGGATGCAGCATTTGCAGTGTGTGGTGTTTGTCTCGCCATGCCACGTATCATTCCATGCACTTGTAGAGGAACTACGGCAGCCATTGTACGGCTCCTATTGGCTGT ATTTCAGCAACGCCGTGCCGAAGCATGCGattgagcagcttgcagAGGCGGATCAGCACCAGGTAGTCCAGTCCGTGCAAGAATACTTTGCTGACTATGTGCCCGTCACGCCGTCGCTCTTCTCGCTCAACTaccctgcgccgcccatgccgatTTGGGGAACGAGCGCGAGCCAGTGGGACGCCGAGGCATTCCAGCGGCATTCCAGCGGTCTCATGGCGGTTCTTTTGAGTTTAAAAAAGAAGCCTGTCGTGCGGTACGAGAGGATgagcgcacttgcgctgaAGCTCGCCAAAGACATGGTGTACAAAATGAACGAGGCTCACGCACCCCTCTTTGACTTTCGGCGCACAGATATTCCCCCCCTCCTGCTCATCCTCGATCGACGAAACGACCCCGTCACGCCGCTGCTTTCGCAGTGGACGTACCAGGCGATGGTACACGAGCTGATCGGCATCCACAATGGGCGCACGCAGGTGCCCGGCAAGCAAGGCGAGCTGGAAGAAACGGTGCTTTCTGTCGACCGCGACCCCTTTTTCGCGGCGAATTTGTACGACAACTTTGGCGATCTTGGCGCGTCAATCAAAGAGTACGTTACCAAGTTCCAAACCCGTTCCTCGTCCACTTCGTCGATCGATACCATCCAGGACATGAAGCGGTTCGTTGAGGAGTACCCCGAATTCCAGCGGCTGCGCGGAAATGTGAGCAAGCACgtagcgctgcttggcgagctgaGCAAAATTGTGGAGTTGCGGCACCTGCTGAAAGTGAGTGAGCTTGAACAGAGTCTCGCAAGTACAGAGAGCCACACTACtgatctgcgcgcgctaCAAGAAATGCTTGCGTCAGAGCAGATCGTCAACGAAGCCAAGCTGCGGCTCGCGATTCTGTACGCACTGCGGTACCAAAAATGGTCGGGCAACCAGATTGATGCTGTGGCGCGACAGCTGATGCAAGTAGGTCTGGAGGAGTCGCAGGTGGTGCTCCTGTACGTCATGCTCAACTTTGCCGGCGcggagcagcgccaagACGATTTGTTTGCCAACGAAAACATTTTTTCGCGCGGAAAGAGTGCACTCAAAGGGCTCAAAGGCGTCGAGAATGTGTACACGCAGCACTCGCCCCACATTCTCGAGACAGTCGAGAACTTGATGCGTGGACGTTTGCGTACTTCGAGCTATCCATTCGCAGCCACCGAGCCGAGCGGGCCAGACGCTGCGATGCCGTCGACGCTGGCGCCAAACGGGCCGCTGACCAAGCCGCAGGACGTGATCTTGTTTATTATCGGCGGCACAACCTAcgaagaagcgcgtgcaATCGCACTCTTGAACGGCGCACAGCCTGGCGCCCCTTCCCAACAGCCGTTTCCAGGCACGCACTTTTTGCTCGGCGGCTCCACCATCCACAACTCGCATTCTTTCCTGCACATGATCGAGAcgaccgcagcgcgcatgccAAATAGCATTACGCGCCCGCCGCCCTCCGCGGGAGGAAACGGAATGCACTTGCGTCTCGGCCCTGTCCAGCTGGGGATGGAAGaccgcgaggcgctccacGACGGCATCAATGGGGCGCGCGAATTTGCGTCCGACTTGTTTGGCCGGTTCAAACGTGGAGTCGAGAACAACTTGTAG
- a CDS encoding uncharacterized protein (TransMembrane:11 (i104-124o130-151i171-190o205-227i234-255o290-311i323-344o364-384i405-429o441-459i471-495o); EggNog:ENOG503P1IX; COG:S), producing the protein MDQLAPRAEPGSKPTFLSRIFPHSDLAIARRAKYLDEADQRGICGHAAPAGKNDLDKDGSMHSDPAASRFVKMEEDTQIIEQINGVYLAEDIVALPRTLGSIGAFWNMIAYSIALGIFSIPMTVATIGVVPFMLINVFFACLTYYIGYNYWRIAMMYPGVHSLQQVGDLIFGRWGAYSFTTIQTIFGIFLQGNHALLGGIAFNNLGWHSCMVILVFVFSVISFIFTLPRSYKVFAWQAAISFTSIFTVVIIAMIASGVTEPQNMGPGDPPKRILAFGSTDQVPHKFLDGVMAVTNIFVSYGATPAYLPVMAEMSDPRLFIRSLSILVVTSFVLYSIVGCVINYNLGQYTKSPSLGSLSSIMIKITYGLGLPTILVAGCASGQVVGKVLFRNVFNGARKRYLKNPVINWGVWVGINVVTWVIAFVLAEVIPFFSSFLGLESSLFWAFFLCLAPIFYLWRHQHDYWDTWRNRLGFIVALGIIGVSGFLCIAGVWASVVSIRDQYNSGAVGSPFSCASAN; encoded by the coding sequence ATGGATCAgctggcgccgcgtgcggaGCCGGGCTCCAAGCCAACGTTCCTTTCGCGCATATTTCCACACAGTGATCTTGCGATCGCACGGAGAGCAAAGTACCTGGATGAAGCCGATCAAAGAGGGATTTGTGGGCACGCTGCTCCTGCGGGGAAAAATGACCTCGATAAGGACGGCTCGATGCACTCTGATCCCGCGGCGTCACGGTTCGTAAAGATGGAGGAAGATACTCAGATAATCGAGCAAATTAATGGAGTGTACCTCGCTGAGGATATTGTTGCGCTTCCACGCACCCTCGGCTCCATCGGCGCATTCTGGAACATGATTGCCTACTCCATCGCGCTGGGCATCTTTAGTATTCCCATGACCGTCGCGACGATTGGCGTTGTACCATTCATGCTAATCAATGTATTTTTTGCGTGTCTGACGTATTACATCGGCTACAACTACTGGCGCATTGCAATGATGTATCCTGGTGTGCACAGTCTCCAGCAGGTCGGCGATCTGATCTTTGGACGATGGGGCGCGTACAGCTTCACCACGATCCAGACCATTTTTGGTATTTTCCTGCAAGGTAAccacgcgctgcttggtGGTATTGCATTCAACAACTTGGGCTGGCACAGCTGCATGGTCATCCTCGTGTTCGTCTTTTCGGTCATCTCGTTCATCTTTACCCTGCCGCGCTCGTACAAAGTATTTGCATGGCAGGCGGCGATCTCCTTTACGTCCATCTTTACCGTGGTCATCATTGCGATGATCGCAAGTGGTGTGACTGAGCCGCAAAATATGGGGCCCGGCGATCCTCCCAAGCGCATTCTCGCATTCGGATCCACGGATCAAGTTCCGCACAAATTTTTGGACGGTGTCATGGCCGTGACGAACATCTTTGTTTCGTACGGTGCGACGCCTGCATACCTTCCCGTGATGGCGGAGATGAGCGATCCTCGCCTGTTTATCCGGAGTCTCTCCATACTCGTCGTCACTTCGTTTGTCCTCTACTCGATTGTCGGCTGTGTCATTAATTACAATCTCGGACAGTACACCAAGTCGCCGTCTTTGGGGAGCTTGTCTTCGATAATGATCAAGATCACGTACGGTCTTGGCTTGCCCACCATCCTGGTCGCGGGCTGTGCGAGTGGTCAGGTAGTGGGCAAGGTGCTATTCCGGAACGTATTcaacggcgcgcgcaagcgctaCTTGAAGAATCCCGTGATCAATTGGGGCGTATGGGTCGGCATCAATGTCGTCACTTGGGTGATTGCTTTCGTGCTGGCAGAAGTCATTCCATTCTTCAGCTCGTTCCTTGGCCTCGAGAGCTCATTGTTCTGGGCATTCTTCTTGTGCCTCGCACCCATATTTTACCTCTGGCGTCACCAGCACGATTACTGGGATACCTGGCGGAACCGTCTCGGTTTcattgtcgcgctcggtaTCATCGGCGTCTCAGGTTTTCTGTGTATAGCCGGTGTTTGGGCTTCCGTTGTTTCTATCCGCGACCAATATaacagcggcgcggtcgGCAGCCCATTCTCGTGCGCTTCGGCAAATTAA
- the PEX14 gene encoding peroxisomal membrane protein pex14 (BUSCO:EOG092643S6; EggNog:ENOG503NZWU; COG:M; COG:O; COG:U; TransMembrane:1 (o104-122i)): MSEPSGSHAAGAMEPAAGTSVPRVDMIRNAVSFLSDPKVQSSPISQRVSFLESKGLTPQEVDLALAESSRAPPPQNSMQNMQSQYPMMPAYPPMQPQQRDWRDWFIMAVVSGTVGYGLFGLARRYLYPHLLPPNQGVLEAERDELAAKYDEVALHLEELDQTTEAIRQGLDVHQVAVEKSVLGVNEMVEHVRAREEQRDKDLDQMKSDVEEMREEFTNLLNRTRKSQITALTDLQGELKSLRSLLVSRGGMSTPKENSGAEEDKATPPPRPAPTIPAWQLADPAEE; encoded by the coding sequence ATGTCGGAGCCGAGTGGATCGCACGCAGCGGGCGCGATGGAGCCAGCTGCAGGCACCTCGGTCCCGCGCGTGGACATGATAAGGAACGCTGTGTCGTTCCTCTCTGACCCCAAGGTCCAGAGCTCGCCGATCTCGCAGCGCGTAAGCTTCTTGGAGTCAAAGGGGTTGACGCCGCAAGAAGTGGACTTGGCACTTGCAGagagctcgcgcgcaccTCCGCCCCAGAACAGCATGCAAAACATGCAGAGTCAGTATCCAATGATGCCAGCATACCCCCCAATGCAGCCTCAGCAGCGCGACTGGCGCGACTGGTTTATTATGGCTGTTGTCTCAGGCACCGTTGGGTACGGCCTGTTTGGCCTTGCACGCCGATATTTGTACCCGCATTTGCTCCCGCCGAACCAGGGTGTGCTGGAGGCGGAGCGCGATGAGCTGGCGGCGAAATACGACGAGGTCGCTCTGCACCTCGAGGAACTCGACCAGACCACCGAAGCAATTCGCCAGGGCTTGGACGTCCACCAGGTCGCTGTCGAGAAGAGTGTGCTAGGCGTGAACGAGATGGTGGAGcatgtgcgtgcgcgcgaggagcagcgcgacaaggaCCTGGACCAAATGAAGTCCGACGTAGAGGAGATGCGCGAAGAGTTTACCAACTTGCTCAaccgcacgcgcaagtcgcAAATCACAGCGCTCACCGATCTGCAGGGCGAGTTAAAGTCGCTCCGCTCCCTGCTTGTCTCACGCGGCGGCATGAGCACACCGAAAGAAAATAGTGGCGCTGAAGAGGACAAGGCAACACCACCAccgcgtcctgcgccgACCATACCTGCTTGGCAATTAGCCGATCCTGCGGAAGAATAG
- a CDS encoding uncharacterized protein (COG:C; EggNog:ENOG503NUWJ), which produces MNSPERQLKQLTCLYPLDVVKTRFQLQQKVSGARENSGVFSTLTKIVREEGFSRLYRGMGPLFLLEAPKRAVKFGSNDYWGKVIMKLFNTKEKTQTISLLTGCAAGATESLVVVPFELVKIRLQDKSKAHLYKGPMDVVRATIAQSGWTGLYRGLGSTMSRHILWNGGYFATIFKVQHMLPKAVDSNDRLRNSLFSGMAGGFVGTVLNTPVDVVKTRIQSSDYHANVRPKYNGTMSALLIVLREEGPRALYKGFVPKVLRLAPGGGILLLVVDGVSEEARRILGPPYC; this is translated from the exons ATGAATTCACCGGAGCGGCAGCTGAAGC AGCTTACGTGCTTATACCCTCTTGATGTGGTAAAAACGCGGTTCCAGCTGCAGCAAAAGGTTTCCGGCGCACGCGAAAATTCCGGCGTGTTTTCGACATTGACCAAAATTGTGCGCGAAGAGGG TTTTTCGCGTTTGTACCGCGGTATGGGTCCGCTTTtcctgctcgaggcgccgaagcgcgcggTAAAGTTTGG CTCCAACGATTACTGGGGCAAGGTGATTATGAAGCTCTTCAATACGAAGGAAAAAACGCAGACCATCTCGCTTCTTACAGGGTGTGCTGCGGGCGCGACAGAGAGCTTGGTCGTCGTGCCGTTTGAGCTGGTCAAGATTCGATTGCAGGACAAGAGCAAGGCGCACTTGTACAAAGGGCCCATGGACGTTGTCCGCGCAACAATTGCACAATCGGGATGGACTGGCTTGTATCGTGGATTGGGGAGCACCATGAGCCG ACACATTTTATGGAACGGCGGCTACTTTGCTACGATTTTTAAGGTCCAGCACATGCTGCCGAAAGCAGTTGACAGCAACGATCGCTTGCGCAATAGTCTCTTTTCTGGCATGGCCGGTGGCTTTGTCGGCACTGTGCTTAATACGCCGGTGGATGTGGTGAAAACCCGAATTC AAAGCTCGGATTACCATGCCAATGTACGGCCAAAGTATAATGGGACGATGTCTGCTTTGCTTattgtgctgcgcgaggaaggACCGCGTGCATTGTACAAAGGATTTGTACCGAAGGTGCTGCGTCTTGCCCCGGGCGGCGGGATTCTTTTGCTTGTTGTCGAT GGTGTATCAGAAGAGGCACGCAGGATTTTGGGTCCGCCGTACTGCTGA